A stretch of DNA from Alteromonas gilva:
AATGAGGCCGATACTAAAAAGCCAAACGTGCGGTCTTCATTGGTATAACTGGTCAGGGCTGATAAACGTGGATCCGCTTCTTCGGACTGATCATTATAAGTACCTTGTACGTTTATCGCGGTAACGTTGTCTTTAAAATCAAAGGGTCTGCCGGTTTTCAGATCAACCGTGGCGCCTAAGGTACCTTCTTCAATTTCCGCAGAAGAGGTTTTATGTACCGTTAACTGACTGAACAGCTCGGAAGCGAAGACGTTAAAATCGAAGGCACGGCTTTTACGAACGCCGCCCGGACCGGCTGATAACGACTGCGCTTGCATACCGTTAAGCTGTACACGGGTAAAGCTTGAGTTCAGGCCTCGAACAGTAATTTCCCGACCTTGTCCAGCATCACGACTGATGGCGATACCGGGAATACGCTGCAGTGACTCAGCCAGGTTCTGATCCGGAAAGTCAGCAATATCTTCGGCCAGGATAGTATCTACCGCACCTGCTGAGGCGCGTTTGGTCAGCAGTGCTTTTTGCAGGCTGTCAGCAAAGCTGCTGGCGCGTACTTCAATCACTTCTACCGCATTATCGTTAGCTTCTTGTGCAACGACCAAATTAGGGCTGAGTAACGCACAGGCTACTGCCAGGCTAAGTGGTGCTTGGTTAAAGGTCTTGGCAAATTTCATTCGAGGCTTCCTCACGCTTATTAATTCGTATTCCGCAGCGGAGATGTTTCACTGGTCAGCCGCAGAACAATTTGAGTGCAATTAAAATCCTGTTTTCAGGCCTGTTAAACCTGCTGTTATTATAGGTCGTGGTTAACAAGCGATTAACAATATAGATCTAAATGCTACCGGTGGCAACCCGTCTTTTACTTAAAATTTAATTTTTTGTGAAAAATACCAGTTTAATGTTATTACTTTTTATCGTAATTCAGTAAAAATAAGCTATAAAAGGGTAATATTCCAAACGTTTTATGGGTATTCATGGGCTTTTAATTGCCTTTTGTATTACATAAACACCGTTATTTACGATATCATTCACATGTTGACAACATGACCAAAAGACATAAAATGCTACCGGTAGCATAAGTTGTTTACATTTTTTTAAATAGGGGCGAAAAATGTTGAATAGAGTAAGCAGGATACTGCTGGTTGGCGCACTGGCGGTGTCGTCAATCGTAAGCACGCAGGCCGATACGCTGGATAATACGAAGCCATGGTATGAGCGTATGGTTGAGTCAGAAATGGTGCGTTTCCCCGAAGCGTGGATGATGGACTGGGACGAGCAACCTACCTGGGATTATGTACACGGTTTAAACCTGTTAGGTTTTGCCCGCGTGTATGAAAAGACCGGCGATCAACGCTATTTTGATTATCTTAAGGGCTACTACGACACCCTGATAGACGAACAGGGCAACATAGCCACTTACGAAACCGAAAAATACAATATTGATATGATCAATGCCGGTAAAGTGCTGTTCTTTTTGTATGACCAAACCGGTGACCAAAAGTACATGCTTGCCGCCGATAAGCTCAGAGCGCAGTTAAACGAGCACCCGCGAACCAGCGAAGGCGGCTTCTGGCACAAAAAACGTTATCCCTATCAAATGTGGCTCGATGGTTTGTACATGGGCGCACCGTTTTACGCTGAATACATAGTGCGTGACAGAAAACCTGAGCAGCTCGATGATGTGTTTTTACAATTCGAGCAAATCGAAAAGCACCTCTACGATCCTGAAACAGGATTACCCCGCCATGGCTGGGACGAGTCTCGGGAGCAAAAATGGGCCGACAACGAAACCGGCTTGTCGCCGCACCATTGGTCACGAGCGCTGGGTTGGTATGCCATGGCCATGGTCGATGTACTCGATGTTCTGCCAGCGCAATTGTCTAAACGTGCCTGGTTAGCTGCCCGTTTTGAAAAATTCATGGCGCAGGTCGTCAAATATCAGCACAGTACCGGCGCCTGGTATCAGGTCACGGACTTAGGTGATCGCGAAGGTAACTATCTTGAGGCATCGGGAACGGCCATGCTGACCTACGCTATGGCACGCGGCGTGAATATAGGGGTGTTGCCCGAGAAATACCGCGCCCATGCCGAAAAAGGCTTTGCCGGACTGCTCGACCAAATGGTCTCAGTTGAAGCAGATACCAATGTCGTCAATTTAAACCAGGTGTGTGCGGTGGCCGGGCTTGGCGGAAACCCTTACCGCGATGGCAGCTTTGAGTATTACATGGGCGAGCCGATTCGTCCCAATGATGCCAAAGGGGTTGGCCCGTTTATTTTAGCCGCATTGGAATTGGATAAATAACAATGCGCGGCAGGCTTCTTGTGTTGCTGCCCATGCAGCTGTTGTTGTTAAGCGGCTGCCTGGGCACTAGCGAGCAGACCAGCGCCAGCAGCGCAGTCATTGCCGGGAAGCGCCTTCACATTAGTGATCTGGGAGATGGTACGTATCGCAACCCAATCCTGCACATTGATTATTCAGACCCTGATGTCGTTGCGGTTGGTGATAACTACTATATGACCGCGTCGAGTTTTAATGCAGCACCGGGTTTACCCATACT
This window harbors:
- a CDS encoding glycoside hydrolase family 88/105 protein, producing the protein MLNRVSRILLVGALAVSSIVSTQADTLDNTKPWYERMVESEMVRFPEAWMMDWDEQPTWDYVHGLNLLGFARVYEKTGDQRYFDYLKGYYDTLIDEQGNIATYETEKYNIDMINAGKVLFFLYDQTGDQKYMLAADKLRAQLNEHPRTSEGGFWHKKRYPYQMWLDGLYMGAPFYAEYIVRDRKPEQLDDVFLQFEQIEKHLYDPETGLPRHGWDESREQKWADNETGLSPHHWSRALGWYAMAMVDVLDVLPAQLSKRAWLAARFEKFMAQVVKYQHSTGAWYQVTDLGDREGNYLEASGTAMLTYAMARGVNIGVLPEKYRAHAEKGFAGLLDQMVSVEADTNVVNLNQVCAVAGLGGNPYRDGSFEYYMGEPIRPNDAKGVGPFILAALELDK